The following are encoded together in the Elusimicrobiota bacterium genome:
- a CDS encoding helix-turn-helix transcriptional regulator, which produces MKNFRARHGLLQNEVAKAIGVSTETIRRYQDNECKPGKRNLPKLRAFLGLSGELDRYFK; this is translated from the coding sequence ATGAAGAACTTCCGCGCGCGGCACGGATTGCTACAGAACGAGGTCGCAAAGGCGATAGGGGTCTCGACCGAGACCATCCGGCGCTACCAGGACAACGAATGCAAGCCCGGTAAGCGGAACCTTCCCAAGCTCAGAGCCTTTCTTGGATTGAGCGGAGAGCTGGACCGATACTTTAAATGA
- a CDS encoding DUF1566 domain-containing protein — protein MNPAASKARTCAGWLTLAAMVSLTCFWAFWGIKETFHEGWYYDSLPKNIVLSLAYLGPMFAFLFLGLLSVFYPRITSAVCLAVGIGALFFFQTPAGRQLIAAPVIVLCAACWFGRIENKRPAAMLCVLAPMLVLVAFGLPDAIRVAHRVNDGNFGARLVEGNGVRLIWAPQGPGWPAKSASWREAREICAHLSEDGLTLSSQELNIWRLPTVEEAVRSLVRHGENAGGVWNPELKRASYRAAPDKETPLWNPHSSVIYWWTATESDADRAYFVVYNGGVFPRKKSFNTGGGYQSFRAVKKEPS, from the coding sequence ATGAACCCAGCCGCATCCAAAGCAAGGACCTGCGCTGGTTGGCTGACGCTGGCTGCGATGGTCTCGCTGACCTGCTTCTGGGCGTTCTGGGGCATTAAGGAAACCTTCCACGAAGGGTGGTATTACGACAGCCTGCCCAAGAACATCGTCCTTTCGCTGGCTTACCTAGGTCCTATGTTTGCCTTCCTTTTCCTGGGTCTGCTGTCCGTCTTCTACCCGCGCATTACCAGCGCGGTCTGCCTGGCGGTCGGAATCGGCGCGCTCTTTTTCTTCCAAACACCGGCCGGACGCCAACTGATCGCCGCGCCCGTCATTGTGCTTTGCGCCGCTTGCTGGTTTGGCCGCATCGAAAATAAGCGCCCAGCCGCCATGCTCTGCGTACTTGCTCCGATGCTGGTTCTCGTCGCCTTTGGCCTCCCCGACGCCATCCGTGTGGCCCACCGCGTCAACGACGGGAACTTCGGCGCCAGACTCGTGGAAGGAAACGGAGTGCGCCTCATCTGGGCGCCCCAGGGTCCAGGCTGGCCGGCGAAAAGTGCCAGCTGGCGCGAAGCTCGTGAAATCTGCGCTCATCTCTCCGAAGATGGGCTGACCCTTTCCTCCCAAGAGCTCAACATTTGGCGCCTGCCGACCGTGGAGGAGGCGGTGCGCTCGCTGGTCAGGCACGGAGAGAACGCAGGCGGAGTCTGGAACCCGGAACTTAAGCGGGCATCCTACAGGGCCGCGCCGGATAAAGAGACCCCGCTCTGGAACCCGCATTCATCGGTGATCTACTGGTGGACCGCCACGGAAAGCGATGCGGACAGGGCATATTTCGTTGTCTACAACGGCGGTGTTTTCCCGCGAAAAAAATCTTTCAACACTGGCGGGGGTTACCAGTCGTTCCGAGCGGTGAAGAAGGAACCATCATGA